The following proteins are co-located in the Triticum aestivum cultivar Chinese Spring chromosome 1A, IWGSC CS RefSeq v2.1, whole genome shotgun sequence genome:
- the LOC123185884 gene encoding uncharacterized protein isoform X2 encodes MAGAPREGGEGAGAPPLPPTTGLAKYISLGTVPPAGEPRHARHAELRRALQAGDPPEELRRVRDSVAESSGKARDKVRSLEDAIQKIEKYKNVVTRRRQRSDASAAKTGAPPPAAPAAASRAGAQGYNNSSLGAISKRMRSSMTEGRLEGRGSVPTRQGPLANSAKTSPLEKEKTCARTSVTVSELSEDKSQCSPKVKRKRSLGTMLSRSNDADRDVKPVGQNRPANEARPRSSDGLAFRHGASVGAVAGSKMDSSFQQNNIGLRILSKIDVDYASLPNERRIRHAGPGKERAMIKGNKVHTSDTNLSPSPKTKACRSPRTSSLVMPPFQRSAGVSDECEEAPCSNKASPLRSMTNRKRSGGSTPSNASTPPIAWVGQRPQKISRTRRANVVSPVSNLDEALSDGSPLDTAARPASIESCSILLPKTVTGSNSQTVAKIDNISSPVGLFESGRLAATESIAKEKVKNSGELENEEATAVHNATGSIVPSNKAPSKEKPEHGGVLRHGRSGRGSMDLKGCSSISEENLDATGTRKPLKCGRAGEENNESKVGHSMMTKPSDCKTSPSHEQTLNCKPTVIPAEPDGDLEELLAAANAARSAIIGAYSGPFWKEMEPMLTFISSENLAFLEHQIDLVEELEMNMSYGGHNVIASTDCIKPQTMEEISSQVLAASNSSLSSELSKTSGVRTKGPVRSCIPGEENLINGPQNVEPNEWFHEMAPMAHRLLSALIMEDNFSGSSDVQRDIFVDISDSHIPCTAHRYLTNEVQVSDIAYNSGLSVDFTHSSNSSVVNQSLCDGYTASSNFMSSSSQTSIHCESLSDGFNGAVHPEYGHLHDLIPQISQQCGNSRKNISIPPHEYQYMQMSMDDKILIELESIGICLETVPNLDDEGDEDINKMISELRRRLHDQLKEKKYGLHKLDKAIQDTKSIEERSLEQHALNKLVESAYSKLQGTRAGSRQNKAVVSRAEKELAFSSAFARRTLARCERFEGMKKSCFRKPSLWSVLSAPFPISDAKSTEGVTTRSKKGKRERDRSREASAKGSGGRSGRRSSGSGRSGDRRNKTKSKQKLVQLSASGDVLGRAAEPSPAPAVQEHPEPSAGPSGTARISRQQRAAPGNATQRSTHPVMPASLPGLDDDMLDVPVGLDVQEGGDFSSWFPDGLDESLPQDCDFSGVLEVPDDDLTQLGFM; translated from the exons ATGGCCGGCGCGCCCCGcgagggcggcgagggggcgggggCTCCCCCTCTCCCTCCGACCACTGGTCTCGCGAAGTACATCTCGCTGGGCACGGTCCCCCCGGCGGGGGAGCCCAGGCACGCGCGCCACGCCGAGCTGCGGCGGGCGCTCCAGGCGGGCGACCCGCCCGAGGAGCTCCGGCGGGTCCGCGACAGCGTCGCCGAGTCCTCCGGCAAGGCCAG GGACAAGGTGCGGTCGCTGGAGGACGCGATCCAGAAGATCGAAAAGTACAAGAACGTCGTCACGCGCAGGCGGCAGAGGAGCGACGCCAGCGCCGCCAAGACAGGGGCGCCACCACCTGCGGCCCCCGCTGCCGCGTCGAGGGCCGGTGCTCAGGGCTACAACAACAGCTCCCTGGGGGCAATCAGCAAGCGCATGCGGTCCTCGATGACAGAAGGACGG TTGGAAGGACGTGGTAGTGTTCCGACAAGGCAAGGTCCTCTAGCTAATAGTGCTAAAACGTCACCACTGGAGAAGGAAAAAACTTGTGCAAGAACATCTGTTACAGTATCGGAGTTGTCTGAGGACAAATCACAGTGCTCACCCAAAGTAAAACGCAAGCGCTCTCTGGGAACAATGCTCAGTAGAAGCAATGATGCTGATCGAGATGTTAAACCTGTGGGTCAAAACAGGCCAGCTAACGAAGCACGTCCGCGGTCTAGTGATGGTCTTGCATTCAG ACATGGAGCTTCTGTCGGAGCAGTAGCAGGTAGCAAGATGGATAGCAGTTTTCAGCAGAATAACATTGGGTTGCGTATTCTATCCAAGATTGATGTGGATTATGCCAGTCTACCAAATGAAAGAAGAATCCGGCATGCTGGACCTGGAAAGGAGCGtgctatgataaaaggaaacaa GGTACATACTTCTGATACAAACTTAAGTCCCTCGCCCAAGACTAAAGCATGCAGGTCACCAAGAACAAGTTCACTTGTCATGCCCCCCTTCCAACGTTCAGCTGGAGTAAGCGATGAGTGCGAAGAAGCACCTTGCTCAAATAAAGCCTCACCTTTGAGAAGCATGACAAACCGCAAACGTTCAGGTGGTTCGACACCTTCAAATGCGTCCACACCTCCGATTGCTTGGGTTGGTCAGCGCCCACAGAAAATTTCACGGACAAGGAGAGCGAATGTAGTGTCTCCAGTCTCAAATTTAGATGAAGCCTTATCTGATGGATCTCCACTTGATACTGCTGCTAGGCCAGCATCTATTGAGTCATGCAGTATTTTGCTTCCAAAAACCGTTACCGGCAGTAATTCACAAACAGTAGCCAAGATTGATAACATCTCATCTCCTGTTGGGTTGTTTGAAAGTGGGCGGCTCGCTGCTACCGAAAGCATAGCCAAGGAGAAAGTTAAGAATAGTGGTGAACTGGAGAATGAGGAGGCAACTGCAGTCCACAATGCAACAGGATCAATTGTTCCATCAAATAAGGCACCTTCAAAAGAAAAACCTGAACATGGAGGTGTTCTTCGGCACGGGAGGAGCGGAAGAGGTTCTATGGACTTAAAAGGGTGCTCTTCAATATCAGAAGAAAATTTGGATGCTACAGGAACAAGAAAACCACTAAAATGTGGAAGAGCTGGAGAAGAAAACAATGAAAG TAAAGTGGGGCACTCCATGATGACTAAACCTTCTGACTGCAAAACTTCACCCAGTCATGAACAGACTCTGAATTGCAAGCCTACAGTTATACCAG CTGAACCAGACGGTGACCTAGAGGAGCTTTTAGCTGCTGCAAATGCTGCTCGCAGTGCTATCA TTGGTGCATATTCTGGACCTTTTTGGAAGGAGATGGAGCCAATGCTAACTTTCATAAGCTCTGAAAATTTAGCTTTCTTAGAGCACCAG ATTGACCTTGTGGAAGAGCTTGAGATGAACATGTCCTATGGTGGACATAATGTCATAGCATCCACCGACTGCATCAAACCACAAACAATG GAGGAGATTTCTTCTCAGGTGCTGGCTGCATCTAATTCATCTCTCTCATCCGAGCTAAGCAAAACCAGTGGAGTTAGAACAAAAGGACCTGTCAGAAGTTGTATCCCTGGCGAGGAAAACCTCATCAATGGGCCACAAAATGTAGAACCCAACGAATGGTTTCATGAGATGGCCCCGATGGCACACAGACTCCTTTCAGCTTTAATCATGGAAGATAATTTTTCTGGCTCCAGTGATGTGCAAAGAGACATCTTTGTCGATATTTCAGATAGCCATATTCCCTGCACTGCCCACAGATACCTAACTAATGAAGTTCAAGTCAGTGACATAGCATATAATTCTGGGTTGAGTGTGGATTTTACACACTCAAGCAATTCTTCAGTGGTAAATCAGAGCCTGTGCGATGGATACACAGCTTCGAGCAATTTCATGAGCTCCAGTAGTCAAACTTCGATCCATTGCGAGAGTTTGTCAGATGGATTCAATGGTGCTGTACACCCAGAATATGGCCATTTGCATGACTTAATACCACAGATTTCACAGCAGTGTGGAAATTCAAGGAAAAATATCTCTATACCTCCACATGAATATCAGTACATGCAGATGTCTATGGATGATAAGATTCTGATTGAGCTGGAAAGTATTGGCATTTGTCTGGAGACAGTG CCAAATCTAGATGATGAAGGGGATGAGGACATCAATAAAATGATTTCAGAGCTGAGGAGAAGGCTACATGATCAG TTGAAGGAAAAGAAATATGGATTGCATAAGTTAGACAAAGCAATTCAAGATACAAAAAGTATCGAGGAGAG GAGCTTAGAGCAACATGCATTGAACAAACTGGTTGAAAGCGCGTACAGTAAACTTCAG GGTACGCGAGCCGGTTCTCGTCAAAACAAGGCTGTTGTCAGTAGGGCTGAAAAAGAACTAGCATTTTCCTCAGCCTTTGCCAGGCGCACCCTTGCCCGATGCGAGAGGTTCGAGGGAATGAAGAAGAGCTGCTTCAGAAAGCCTTCTCTTTGGAGCGTGCTATCTGCACCCTTCCCAATCAGCGACGCAAAGTCTACAGAAG GTGTTACAACAAGATCAAAAAAGGGCAAGAGGGAAAGGGACCGCAGCAGAGAAGCATCGGCGAAGGGCTCCGGTGGAAGATCAGGGCGCCGCTCCTCAGGCAGCGGGAGGAGCGGTGACCGCAGAAACAAGACAAAGTCAAAGCAGAAGCTGGTGCAGCTATCAGCCTCCGGCGACGTCCTAGGCAGAGCCGCTGAGCCATCTCCAGCACCGGCAGTGCAGGAGCACCCGGAACCGTCGGCGGGCCCTTCAGGCACAGCAAGAATCTCCCGGCAACAAAGGGCTGCTCCTGGGAACGCCACCCAGCGATCCACCCATCCCGTGATGCCAGCAAGCCTGCCTGGACTGGACGACGACATGTTGGACGTCCCGGTGGGGCTCGACGTGCAGGAAGGCGGCGATTTCAGCTCGTGGTTCCCCGACGGGCTTGACGAGTCGTTGCCGCAGGACTGTGACTTCTCAGGCGTTCTTGAGGTGCCTGATGACGACCTGACGCAGCTTGGGTTCATGTGA
- the LOC123185884 gene encoding uncharacterized protein isoform X1, translated as MAGAPREGGEGAGAPPLPPTTGLAKYISLGTVPPAGEPRHARHAELRRALQAGDPPEELRRVRDSVAESSGKARDKVRSLEDAIQKIEKYKNVVTRRRQRSDASAAKTGAPPPAAPAAASRAGAQGYNNSSLGAISKRMRSSMTEGRLEGRGSVPTRQGPLANSAKTSPLEKEKTCARTSVTVSELSEDKSQCSPKVKRKRSLGTMLSRSNDADRDVKPVGQNRPANEARPRSSDGLAFRHGASVGAVAGSKMDSSFQQNNIGLRILSKIDVDYASLPNERRIRHAGPGKERAMIKGNKVHTSDTNLSPSPKTKACRSPRTSSLVMPPFQRSAGVSDECEEAPCSNKASPLRSMTNRKRSGGSTPSNASTPPIAWVGQRPQKISRTRRANVVSPVSNLDEALSDGSPLDTAARPASIESCSILLPKTVTGSNSQTVAKIDNISSPVGLFESGRLAATESIAKEKVKNSGELENEEATAVHNATGSIVPSNKAPSKEKPEHGGVLRHGRSGRGSMDLKGCSSISEENLDATGTRKPLKCGRAGEENNESKVGHSMMTKPSDCKTSPSHEQTLNCKPTVIPAEPDGDLEELLAAANAARSAIIGAYSGPFWKEMEPMLTFISSENLAFLEHQIDLVEELEMNMSYGGHNVIASTDCIKPQTMEEISSQVLAASNSSLSSELSKTSGVRTKGPVRSCIPGEENLINGPQNVEPNEWFHEMAPMAHRLLSALIMEDNFSGSSDVQRDIFVDISDSHIPCTAHRYLTNEVQVSDIAYNSGLSVDFTHSSNSSVVNQSLCDGYTASSNFMSSSSQTSIHCESLSDGFNGAVHPEYGHLHDLIPQISQQCGNSRKNISIPPHEYQYMQMSMDDKILIELESIGICLETVPNLDDEGDEDINKMISELRRRLHDQLKEKKYGLHKLDKAIQDTKSIEERSLEQHALNKLVESAYSKLQGVEAAEGTRAGSRQNKAVVSRAEKELAFSSAFARRTLARCERFEGMKKSCFRKPSLWSVLSAPFPISDAKSTEGVTTRSKKGKRERDRSREASAKGSGGRSGRRSSGSGRSGDRRNKTKSKQKLVQLSASGDVLGRAAEPSPAPAVQEHPEPSAGPSGTARISRQQRAAPGNATQRSTHPVMPASLPGLDDDMLDVPVGLDVQEGGDFSSWFPDGLDESLPQDCDFSGVLEVPDDDLTQLGFM; from the exons ATGGCCGGCGCGCCCCGcgagggcggcgagggggcgggggCTCCCCCTCTCCCTCCGACCACTGGTCTCGCGAAGTACATCTCGCTGGGCACGGTCCCCCCGGCGGGGGAGCCCAGGCACGCGCGCCACGCCGAGCTGCGGCGGGCGCTCCAGGCGGGCGACCCGCCCGAGGAGCTCCGGCGGGTCCGCGACAGCGTCGCCGAGTCCTCCGGCAAGGCCAG GGACAAGGTGCGGTCGCTGGAGGACGCGATCCAGAAGATCGAAAAGTACAAGAACGTCGTCACGCGCAGGCGGCAGAGGAGCGACGCCAGCGCCGCCAAGACAGGGGCGCCACCACCTGCGGCCCCCGCTGCCGCGTCGAGGGCCGGTGCTCAGGGCTACAACAACAGCTCCCTGGGGGCAATCAGCAAGCGCATGCGGTCCTCGATGACAGAAGGACGG TTGGAAGGACGTGGTAGTGTTCCGACAAGGCAAGGTCCTCTAGCTAATAGTGCTAAAACGTCACCACTGGAGAAGGAAAAAACTTGTGCAAGAACATCTGTTACAGTATCGGAGTTGTCTGAGGACAAATCACAGTGCTCACCCAAAGTAAAACGCAAGCGCTCTCTGGGAACAATGCTCAGTAGAAGCAATGATGCTGATCGAGATGTTAAACCTGTGGGTCAAAACAGGCCAGCTAACGAAGCACGTCCGCGGTCTAGTGATGGTCTTGCATTCAG ACATGGAGCTTCTGTCGGAGCAGTAGCAGGTAGCAAGATGGATAGCAGTTTTCAGCAGAATAACATTGGGTTGCGTATTCTATCCAAGATTGATGTGGATTATGCCAGTCTACCAAATGAAAGAAGAATCCGGCATGCTGGACCTGGAAAGGAGCGtgctatgataaaaggaaacaa GGTACATACTTCTGATACAAACTTAAGTCCCTCGCCCAAGACTAAAGCATGCAGGTCACCAAGAACAAGTTCACTTGTCATGCCCCCCTTCCAACGTTCAGCTGGAGTAAGCGATGAGTGCGAAGAAGCACCTTGCTCAAATAAAGCCTCACCTTTGAGAAGCATGACAAACCGCAAACGTTCAGGTGGTTCGACACCTTCAAATGCGTCCACACCTCCGATTGCTTGGGTTGGTCAGCGCCCACAGAAAATTTCACGGACAAGGAGAGCGAATGTAGTGTCTCCAGTCTCAAATTTAGATGAAGCCTTATCTGATGGATCTCCACTTGATACTGCTGCTAGGCCAGCATCTATTGAGTCATGCAGTATTTTGCTTCCAAAAACCGTTACCGGCAGTAATTCACAAACAGTAGCCAAGATTGATAACATCTCATCTCCTGTTGGGTTGTTTGAAAGTGGGCGGCTCGCTGCTACCGAAAGCATAGCCAAGGAGAAAGTTAAGAATAGTGGTGAACTGGAGAATGAGGAGGCAACTGCAGTCCACAATGCAACAGGATCAATTGTTCCATCAAATAAGGCACCTTCAAAAGAAAAACCTGAACATGGAGGTGTTCTTCGGCACGGGAGGAGCGGAAGAGGTTCTATGGACTTAAAAGGGTGCTCTTCAATATCAGAAGAAAATTTGGATGCTACAGGAACAAGAAAACCACTAAAATGTGGAAGAGCTGGAGAAGAAAACAATGAAAG TAAAGTGGGGCACTCCATGATGACTAAACCTTCTGACTGCAAAACTTCACCCAGTCATGAACAGACTCTGAATTGCAAGCCTACAGTTATACCAG CTGAACCAGACGGTGACCTAGAGGAGCTTTTAGCTGCTGCAAATGCTGCTCGCAGTGCTATCA TTGGTGCATATTCTGGACCTTTTTGGAAGGAGATGGAGCCAATGCTAACTTTCATAAGCTCTGAAAATTTAGCTTTCTTAGAGCACCAG ATTGACCTTGTGGAAGAGCTTGAGATGAACATGTCCTATGGTGGACATAATGTCATAGCATCCACCGACTGCATCAAACCACAAACAATG GAGGAGATTTCTTCTCAGGTGCTGGCTGCATCTAATTCATCTCTCTCATCCGAGCTAAGCAAAACCAGTGGAGTTAGAACAAAAGGACCTGTCAGAAGTTGTATCCCTGGCGAGGAAAACCTCATCAATGGGCCACAAAATGTAGAACCCAACGAATGGTTTCATGAGATGGCCCCGATGGCACACAGACTCCTTTCAGCTTTAATCATGGAAGATAATTTTTCTGGCTCCAGTGATGTGCAAAGAGACATCTTTGTCGATATTTCAGATAGCCATATTCCCTGCACTGCCCACAGATACCTAACTAATGAAGTTCAAGTCAGTGACATAGCATATAATTCTGGGTTGAGTGTGGATTTTACACACTCAAGCAATTCTTCAGTGGTAAATCAGAGCCTGTGCGATGGATACACAGCTTCGAGCAATTTCATGAGCTCCAGTAGTCAAACTTCGATCCATTGCGAGAGTTTGTCAGATGGATTCAATGGTGCTGTACACCCAGAATATGGCCATTTGCATGACTTAATACCACAGATTTCACAGCAGTGTGGAAATTCAAGGAAAAATATCTCTATACCTCCACATGAATATCAGTACATGCAGATGTCTATGGATGATAAGATTCTGATTGAGCTGGAAAGTATTGGCATTTGTCTGGAGACAGTG CCAAATCTAGATGATGAAGGGGATGAGGACATCAATAAAATGATTTCAGAGCTGAGGAGAAGGCTACATGATCAG TTGAAGGAAAAGAAATATGGATTGCATAAGTTAGACAAAGCAATTCAAGATACAAAAAGTATCGAGGAGAG GAGCTTAGAGCAACATGCATTGAACAAACTGGTTGAAAGCGCGTACAGTAAACTTCAG GGTGTGGAGGCTGCGGAG GGTACGCGAGCCGGTTCTCGTCAAAACAAGGCTGTTGTCAGTAGGGCTGAAAAAGAACTAGCATTTTCCTCAGCCTTTGCCAGGCGCACCCTTGCCCGATGCGAGAGGTTCGAGGGAATGAAGAAGAGCTGCTTCAGAAAGCCTTCTCTTTGGAGCGTGCTATCTGCACCCTTCCCAATCAGCGACGCAAAGTCTACAGAAG GTGTTACAACAAGATCAAAAAAGGGCAAGAGGGAAAGGGACCGCAGCAGAGAAGCATCGGCGAAGGGCTCCGGTGGAAGATCAGGGCGCCGCTCCTCAGGCAGCGGGAGGAGCGGTGACCGCAGAAACAAGACAAAGTCAAAGCAGAAGCTGGTGCAGCTATCAGCCTCCGGCGACGTCCTAGGCAGAGCCGCTGAGCCATCTCCAGCACCGGCAGTGCAGGAGCACCCGGAACCGTCGGCGGGCCCTTCAGGCACAGCAAGAATCTCCCGGCAACAAAGGGCTGCTCCTGGGAACGCCACCCAGCGATCCACCCATCCCGTGATGCCAGCAAGCCTGCCTGGACTGGACGACGACATGTTGGACGTCCCGGTGGGGCTCGACGTGCAGGAAGGCGGCGATTTCAGCTCGTGGTTCCCCGACGGGCTTGACGAGTCGTTGCCGCAGGACTGTGACTTCTCAGGCGTTCTTGAGGTGCCTGATGACGACCTGACGCAGCTTGGGTTCATGTGA